In Vibrio atlanticus, the following proteins share a genomic window:
- the fusA gene encoding elongation factor G: protein MARKTPIEQYRNIGIVAHVDAGKTTTSERILFYTGLSHKIGEVHDGAATMDWMEQEQERGITITSAATTTFWRGMEAQYSDHRINIIDTPGHVDFTIEVERSLRVLDGAVVVFCGSSGVEPQSETVWRQADKYQVPRMVFVNKMDRTGADFLRVVEQIKDRLGATPVPIQLNIGAEENFQGVVDLIKMKAINWNEADQGMTFTYEDIPADMQEMAEEYRTELVEAAAEANEELMDKYLEEGELTEAEIKQGLRTRTLNNEIVLATCGSAFKNKGVQAVLDAVVDFLPSPVDVPAIKGIDEDENEAERHADDKEPFSALAFKIATDPFVGTLTFIRVYSGVVESGKTAYNSVKKQRERLGRIVQMHSNKREEVKEVRAGDIAAIIGLKDVTTGETLCDQNHKIVLERMEFPDPVIQIVVEPRSQADQDKMTIALGKLAAEDPSFRVETDDETGQTLISGMGELHLDIIVDRMKREFSVNCNVGNPQVAYRETIRGTAKAEGKFIREHGGKGQYGHVWLKLEPSEAGEGFVFVDEIANGIVPKEFITSVAKGVEEQMNNGVLAGYPVLDIKATLYDGSYHEVDSSEMAFTIAASMAFRTGALEAQPVLLEPMMKVEVTTPEDWMGDVVGDINRRRGIIEGMDEGTAGLKIIRAQVPLSVMFGYATDLRSATQGRASYSMEFSEYAEVPKNVANAIIAERG from the coding sequence GTGGCTCGTAAAACTCCTATTGAGCAATACCGTAATATCGGTATCGTTGCTCACGTAGATGCAGGTAAAACAACCACAAGTGAACGTATTCTGTTCTATACCGGTCTTTCTCACAAAATCGGCGAAGTTCACGATGGTGCAGCAACCATGGATTGGATGGAGCAAGAGCAAGAGCGCGGTATTACGATCACTTCAGCAGCAACTACTACGTTTTGGCGTGGTATGGAAGCTCAGTACTCTGACCACCGTATTAATATCATCGACACTCCGGGGCACGTTGACTTCACAATCGAAGTAGAACGTTCTCTGCGTGTGCTTGATGGTGCAGTTGTTGTGTTCTGTGGCTCATCTGGTGTTGAACCTCAGTCAGAGACTGTATGGCGTCAAGCTGATAAGTACCAAGTTCCACGTATGGTTTTCGTTAATAAAATGGACCGTACAGGCGCAGACTTCTTGCGTGTAGTTGAACAGATCAAGGATCGCCTAGGCGCAACTCCTGTTCCAATTCAACTGAACATTGGTGCTGAAGAAAACTTCCAAGGCGTTGTCGATCTTATCAAGATGAAGGCGATTAACTGGAACGAAGCTGACCAAGGCATGACTTTCACGTACGAAGATATTCCTGCAGACATGCAAGAAATGGCTGAAGAATATCGTACAGAACTTGTTGAAGCTGCTGCAGAAGCAAATGAAGAGCTGATGGATAAGTACCTTGAAGAAGGTGAACTAACAGAAGCTGAAATCAAACAAGGTCTTCGTACTCGTACCCTTAATAATGAAATCGTACTTGCTACATGTGGTAGTGCATTCAAAAACAAAGGTGTACAAGCTGTTCTAGATGCAGTTGTTGACTTCCTTCCTTCTCCTGTCGATGTACCTGCAATTAAAGGTATCGATGAAGACGAGAACGAAGCAGAGCGTCATGCAGACGACAAAGAACCGTTCTCAGCGCTAGCATTTAAAATTGCAACAGACCCATTTGTTGGTACTTTAACTTTCATCCGTGTTTACTCTGGTGTTGTTGAAAGCGGTAAAACAGCTTACAACTCTGTGAAGAAACAACGTGAACGTTTAGGGCGCATTGTTCAAATGCACTCAAACAAGCGTGAAGAAGTAAAAGAAGTACGAGCAGGTGACATCGCAGCCATTATCGGCCTTAAAGATGTTACTACTGGTGAAACTCTATGTGATCAGAACCATAAAATTGTTCTTGAACGTATGGAATTCCCAGATCCAGTTATTCAGATCGTTGTAGAGCCTCGCTCTCAAGCTGATCAAGATAAAATGACTATCGCGTTAGGTAAGCTAGCGGCAGAAGATCCATCGTTCCGTGTTGAAACGGATGACGAGACTGGCCAGACACTAATCTCTGGTATGGGTGAACTGCACTTAGATATCATCGTTGACCGCATGAAGCGTGAATTCAGCGTGAACTGCAACGTTGGTAATCCGCAAGTTGCTTATCGTGAAACCATTCGTGGTACAGCGAAAGCTGAAGGTAAATTTATCCGCGAACATGGTGGTAAAGGACAGTACGGTCACGTGTGGCTGAAACTGGAACCATCAGAAGCCGGTGAAGGCTTTGTCTTCGTAGATGAAATTGCCAATGGTATCGTACCAAAAGAGTTCATTACCTCTGTCGCTAAAGGCGTTGAAGAGCAAATGAACAATGGTGTATTAGCGGGCTATCCAGTTTTGGATATCAAAGCTACACTATATGATGGTTCTTACCATGAAGTAGATTCAAGTGAGATGGCGTTTACAATCGCTGCCTCTATGGCTTTCAGAACGGGTGCACTAGAAGCGCAACCAGTTTTGCTTGAGCCTATGATGAAAGTTGAAGTAACTACTCCAGAAGACTGGATGGGTGACGTTGTTGGCGATATTAACCGTCGTCGCGGCATCATCGAAGGTATGGACGAGGGGACAGCTGGCCTGAAGATAATTCGTGCACAAGTTCCGTTGTCTGTCATGTTCGGTTACGCAACTGATTTACGTTCTGCGACACAAGGTCGTGCTTCTTACTCTATGGAGTTTAGTGAGTACGCTGAAGTGCCAAAAAATGTTGCTAATGCAATCATTGCAGAGCGTGGTTAA
- the rpsG gene encoding 30S ribosomal protein S7 has product MPRRRVIGQRKILPDPKFKSELLAKFVNILMVDGKKSTAEKIVYTALEVMAEKSGKDHLAVFEEALENVRPAVEVKSRRVGGSTYQVPVEVRPVRRNALAMRWVVEAARKRGEKSMAQRLAAEMLDASENKGTSVKKREDVHRMADANKAFAHYRW; this is encoded by the coding sequence ATGCCACGTCGTCGCGTAATAGGCCAGCGTAAGATCCTTCCAGATCCTAAGTTCAAATCTGAGCTGCTGGCAAAATTCGTTAACATCCTTATGGTTGACGGAAAAAAATCTACTGCAGAGAAGATTGTTTACACTGCACTAGAAGTTATGGCTGAGAAATCTGGTAAAGATCACTTAGCTGTATTTGAAGAAGCTCTTGAAAATGTTCGTCCAGCGGTAGAAGTTAAATCTCGCCGTGTGGGTGGTTCAACTTACCAAGTACCTGTAGAAGTTCGTCCGGTTCGCCGTAACGCTCTTGCTATGCGTTGGGTAGTTGAAGCTGCGCGTAAGCGTGGTGAAAAATCTATGGCTCAACGCCTAGCTGCTGAAATGCTAGACGCGTCTGAGAACAAAGGTACTTCGGTTAAGAAACGTGAAGACGTTCACCGTATGGCTGACGCAAACAAAGCGTTCGCACATTACCGCTGGTAA
- the rpsL gene encoding 30S ribosomal protein S12: MATINQLVRTPRVKQVVKSNVPALEACPQKRGVCTRVYTTTPKKPNSALRKVCRVRLTNGFEVTSYIGGEGHNLQEHSVVLIRGGRVKDLPGVRYHTVRGALDCAGVNDRKKGRSKYGVKRPKS; the protein is encoded by the coding sequence ATGGCAACTATTAACCAGTTGGTACGTACTCCTCGTGTAAAGCAGGTTGTTAAAAGCAACGTGCCTGCACTAGAAGCGTGCCCACAAAAACGTGGTGTATGTACTCGCGTATATACTACTACTCCAAAAAAACCGAACTCAGCACTACGTAAAGTATGTCGTGTTCGTCTAACTAACGGCTTTGAAGTTACTTCATACATCGGCGGCGAAGGTCATAACCTTCAAGAACACAGTGTTGTTCTTATCCGTGGTGGTCGTGTTAAAGATTTACCAGGTGTGCGTTACCACACTGTTCGCGGTGCACTTGACTGTGCAGGCGTTAACGACCGTAAGAAAGGTCGTTCTAAGTATGGTGTGAAACGTCCTAAGTCTTAA
- the tusB gene encoding sulfurtransferase complex subunit TusB, whose amino-acid sequence MLHIVKSVDKLKLALAYSQQQDYILLVEDAVYVCLPNHELFNQISTVKHVSVLKTDLYSRGLQQLASSSLDQVDFDGFVKLTVLNDKSVTW is encoded by the coding sequence ATGCTTCATATTGTAAAATCAGTAGACAAACTCAAGCTTGCATTAGCGTACTCGCAACAACAGGATTACATCCTTTTGGTTGAAGATGCGGTGTATGTTTGCCTTCCAAATCATGAGTTATTCAATCAAATCTCAACCGTTAAACATGTGTCGGTATTAAAAACAGATCTTTATAGTCGAGGTCTACAACAACTTGCTTCAAGCTCTCTGGATCAAGTGGACTTCGATGGATTCGTAAAACTGACTGTTTTGAACGACAAATCAGTCACTTGGTAG
- the tusC gene encoding sulfurtransferase complex subunit TusC: protein MSTLAFIFNSFPHTTAAGREGLDALLAASAYSEDISVFFVGDGVTQLLKAQQPDESLSRDYISAFKLMDLYDIEQVYVCQHSLNQFGLSTDSLLIDVTALEVNELTQKLAQSKKILTF from the coding sequence TTGAGCACATTAGCATTTATATTTAACAGCTTTCCTCATACAACGGCTGCAGGTAGGGAAGGGCTAGACGCATTGTTAGCGGCTTCAGCTTACAGTGAAGACATCAGCGTATTCTTTGTCGGTGATGGCGTTACACAGCTTCTCAAAGCGCAACAGCCTGATGAATCCTTATCACGCGACTATATTTCCGCATTCAAGCTTATGGACCTTTACGACATCGAGCAGGTTTACGTGTGTCAACATAGCCTCAATCAGTTTGGTCTCTCGACTGATAGCTTACTGATCGATGTGACTGCGCTAGAAGTGAATGAGTTGACGCAGAAGTTAGCTCAGAGCAAAAAAATACTGACTTTCTAG
- the tusD gene encoding sulfurtransferase complex subunit TusD: MLSYTLLVNGPVYGSQSARSAYQFAVALLKQGHKLHSVFFYQDGVSNGSGITVPANDEFDLAAAWQKLADEHNVSLETCVAAALRRGVISTEEAAQHQLSASNLATGFTQAGLGSLSEALLTQDRVVQF; this comes from the coding sequence TTGTTAAGCTATACACTCTTAGTTAATGGACCCGTTTACGGCTCACAATCCGCAAGAAGTGCTTATCAGTTTGCTGTGGCTCTATTGAAACAGGGCCACAAACTTCACAGTGTGTTCTTCTATCAAGACGGCGTCAGTAATGGCTCTGGCATTACTGTGCCTGCTAATGATGAATTTGATTTAGCTGCCGCTTGGCAAAAACTGGCGGACGAGCACAATGTTAGCTTAGAGACATGTGTTGCTGCTGCGCTAAGGCGTGGAGTTATCAGCACGGAAGAAGCGGCGCAACATCAATTAAGTGCATCTAACTTGGCGACAGGGTTTACCCAAGCTGGCTTAGGGAGTTTATCTGAAGCACTTCTGACGCAAGATAGGGTTGTCCAGTTTTGA
- a CDS encoding helix-turn-helix transcriptional regulator — MTTTETVNADMLLEMESVHVMPFSEHDKIILRSYEAVVDGIASLIGPFCEIVLHSLEDLNTSAIKIANGENTGRQVGSPITDLALKMLKDIEGSKRNFSRSYFTRAKGGVLMKSITVAIRNGEDRVIGLLCINVNLDAPFSQVLQSFMPTQDADEAASSVNFASDVEELVDQTVERTIEEINADKSVSNNTKNRQIVMELYDKGIFDIKDAINRVAERLNISKHTVYLYIRQRKTEDEEGC, encoded by the coding sequence GTGACTACTACAGAAACAGTCAATGCGGACATGTTACTCGAAATGGAATCAGTCCATGTCATGCCATTCAGTGAACACGATAAAATTATCTTAAGATCTTACGAGGCCGTAGTTGATGGTATTGCGAGTCTGATCGGTCCGTTTTGTGAAATCGTTTTACACTCTTTAGAAGACCTCAATACTTCAGCGATTAAAATTGCCAATGGTGAAAATACAGGCCGTCAGGTTGGTTCGCCAATCACCGATCTTGCATTGAAGATGCTGAAAGATATTGAAGGTTCTAAGCGTAACTTCTCTCGTTCATATTTTACTCGCGCTAAAGGCGGGGTACTAATGAAGTCGATCACGGTTGCTATCCGCAATGGTGAAGACCGAGTGATTGGCTTATTGTGTATTAACGTGAACTTAGATGCGCCATTCTCACAAGTTCTGCAATCTTTCATGCCTACGCAAGACGCGGACGAAGCAGCGTCATCTGTTAACTTTGCTAGTGACGTTGAAGAACTTGTCGACCAAACGGTTGAACGCACGATTGAAGAAATCAATGCAGACAAATCTGTATCGAACAACACCAAAAATCGCCAAATCGTGATGGAGCTATACGACAAAGGTATTTTCGACATCAAAGACGCGATTAACCGCGTTGCTGAGCGATTGAATATCTCTAAGCACACAGTGTACTTGTACATCCGTCAACGTAAAACAGAGGATGAAGAGGGTTGTTAA
- the fkpA gene encoding FKBP-type peptidyl-prolyl cis-trans isomerase, with protein MKSVLKVSLLAATVMLAVGCQKEEPKAEAPQVEEVKVAAVNFKTEDDKAAYAIGVSFANYLSTSIDKPSELGINLDKAMVLQGIEDVFAEKTALNEEETRAALEALDKRVAETMQAQAAEKSAEVKKAGDDFRAEFAKTEGVKQTESGLLYQVMTAGEGASPKDTDTVQVHYKGTLTDGTQFDSSYDRGEPATFPLNRVIPGWTEGVQLMQVGSKYKFVIPPELAYGEQDTPTIPANSTLVFEVELLNIDNAEAAPAQ; from the coding sequence ATGAAATCAGTTTTAAAAGTATCACTGCTTGCCGCAACGGTTATGCTAGCAGTTGGTTGTCAGAAAGAAGAACCAAAGGCAGAAGCTCCACAGGTAGAAGAAGTTAAAGTTGCAGCAGTAAACTTTAAAACAGAAGATGACAAAGCGGCATACGCAATCGGTGTATCTTTCGCTAACTACTTAAGCACAAGCATTGATAAGCCAAGCGAGCTAGGTATTAACCTAGACAAAGCGATGGTTCTTCAAGGTATCGAAGACGTATTCGCAGAGAAGACGGCACTTAACGAAGAAGAGACTCGTGCAGCTCTTGAAGCTCTAGACAAGCGTGTTGCTGAAACGATGCAAGCACAAGCGGCAGAAAAGTCTGCAGAAGTGAAGAAAGCGGGTGATGACTTCCGCGCTGAGTTCGCTAAAACTGAAGGCGTTAAGCAAACTGAATCTGGTCTACTTTACCAAGTAATGACGGCTGGTGAAGGCGCTTCTCCAAAAGATACTGATACGGTTCAAGTACACTACAAAGGTACGCTAACAGACGGCACTCAGTTCGACAGCTCTTACGATCGTGGCGAACCAGCAACATTCCCACTAAACCGCGTAATCCCAGGCTGGACTGAAGGCGTACAATTGATGCAAGTGGGTTCTAAGTACAAGTTCGTTATCCCGCCAGAGCTAGCATACGGTGAGCAAGATACACCGACTATCCCAGCTAACTCAACGCTAGTATTCGAAGTAGAACTACTAAATATCGATAACGCTGAAGCAGCTCCTGCACAATAA